From the Megalops cyprinoides isolate fMegCyp1 chromosome 21, fMegCyp1.pri, whole genome shotgun sequence genome, one window contains:
- the chrac1 gene encoding chromatin accessibility complex protein 1: MSGNNVGDKVDANSTLNSKNISLPMSRVKLIMKSSPDVSSINQDALFLTTKATELFVQHLAQCSYKNGSGKEKTTLAYSDLANAAEESETFQFLTDILPKKILARDYLRSLEERQEDGDD, translated from the exons ATGTCGGGAAACAATGTGGGTGACAAAGTTGATGCCAATAGTAcattaaacagcaaaaatatttcGCTTCCTATGTCACGGGTGAAACTGATCATGAAAAGTTCTCCGGACGTTTCCAGCATTAACCAAGATGCTCTCTTCTTGACAACGAAAGCAACG GAACTTTTTGTCCAACACTTGGCGCAGTGTTCTTACAAAAACGGCTCTGGTAAAGAGAAAACCACGCTGGCGTACAGTGATCTAGCAAATGCTGCTGAGGAATCGGAGACTTTTCAGTTTCTCACGG ATATCCTGCCAAAAAAGATTTTGGCAAGAGACTACCTGAGGTCGCTGGAGGAGAGGCAAGAAGACGGCGATGACTAA
- the si:ch211-57n23.1 gene encoding uncharacterized protein si:ch211-57n23.1: protein MRGAWLSGCLLLGALCLVEAAEVELETDRDWDWGSGLQELLHSFPADSPFVTETPGSPANCTQRYWLPPSSPICWDNIVGPEEFEKTRLLALQNRAALRAVSEASGVGEGSASYNEQAREDMQGIRADYLSITQTADTMQKVFHNLEEKRRDGTELWTFSSLKEQLGTAKDSIHGREQLADVLEKQLTSLERSLHFLQLRLAKLLAR, encoded by the exons ATGAGGGGGGCTTGGCTGTCCGGCTGCCTCCTGCTGGGAGCGCTGTGTCTGGTGGAGGCGGCGGAGGTTGAGCTGGAGACGGACCGGGACTGGGACTGGGGCTCGGGCCTCCAGGAGCTCCTCCACAGCTTCCCTGCCGACAGCCCCTTCGTGACGGAGACCCCGGGGAGCCCCGCCAACTGCACCCAGCGGTACTGGCTGCCCCCGTCCTCGCCCATCTGCTGGGACAACATCGTGGGCCCGGAGGAGTTCGAGAAGACCCGCCTCCTGGCCCTCCAGAACCGGGCCGCCCTGCGGGCCGTGTCCGAGGCCAGCGGCGTCGGAGAGGGGAGCGCCTCCTACAACGAGCAGGCGAGGGAGGACATGCAGGGCATCCGGGCCGACTACCTCAGCATCACCCAGACGGCCGACACCATGCAGAAAGTCTTCCACAAcctggaggagaagaggagggacGGCACCGAGCTCTGGACTTTCTCAAG TTTGAAGGAGCAGCTTGGAACAGCGAAGGACTCCATCCATGGCAGGGAGCAATTGGCGGACGTTCTGGAGAAGCAGTTAACCAGCCTGGAGAGATCGCTGCACTTTCTTCAGCTCCGACTGGCCAAGTTACTGGCACGATGA